In Lysinibacillus sp. FSL M8-0337, the following proteins share a genomic window:
- a CDS encoding spore coat associated protein CotJA, with the protein MFTQFKYWRPYISPFDPCKPIEVKSYSTPPQLYIGFQPPGLPQFQTAKEALKFGTLWPQFFSPYPNPERGEIKGE; encoded by the coding sequence ATGTTTACGCAATTTAAATATTGGCGGCCTTATATCAGTCCATTCGACCCTTGTAAACCGATCGAAGTCAAGAGTTATTCAACACCTCCGCAATTGTATATAGGCTTTCAACCACCTGGACTACCACAATTTCAAACGGCTAAGGAAGCGCTGAAATTTGGCACTTTATGGCCTCAATTTTTTAGCCCATATCCGAATCCAGAGAGAGGTGAGATAAAAGGTGAGTAA
- the mtaB gene encoding tRNA (N(6)-L-threonylcarbamoyladenosine(37)-C(2))-methylthiotransferase MtaB, with the protein MSYAPPKTVSLYTLGCKVNHYETEAIWQLFKEEGYERTEFDHKADVYVINTCTVTNTGDKKSRQVIRRAVRQNPDAVICVTGCYAQTSPAEIMAIPGVDIVVGTQDRTKLLGYIEQYRNERQPINAVRNIMKNRVYEELDVPAFTDRTRASLKIQEGCNNFCTFCIIPWARGLMRSRDPQEVVKQAQQLVDAGYLEIVLTGIHTGGYGQDLKDYNLAQLLRDLEANVKGLKRLRISSIEASQLTDEVIEVLRDSKIVVNHLHIPIQSGSDTVLKRMRRKYTMAFFGERLTKLHEALPDLAVTSDVIVGFPGETEEEFMETYNFIRDHKFSELHVFPFSPRTGTPAARMEDQVDEDIKNERVHRLIALNDQLAKEYACRFENDVLEVIPEEFVHDGSDEEGLLTGYTDNYLKVVFEGPENLIGQLVKVKITQAGYPHSKGQFVRLLETVK; encoded by the coding sequence ATGAGTTACGCGCCTCCAAAAACCGTATCTCTATATACGCTAGGTTGTAAAGTAAATCATTACGAAACAGAAGCTATTTGGCAACTGTTTAAAGAAGAAGGCTATGAACGTACGGAGTTTGATCATAAAGCAGATGTTTATGTGATTAATACATGTACAGTAACAAATACGGGTGATAAAAAATCACGTCAAGTTATTCGCAGAGCTGTCCGTCAAAATCCGGATGCTGTTATTTGTGTAACAGGCTGTTATGCGCAAACATCGCCAGCAGAAATTATGGCTATTCCTGGTGTTGATATTGTGGTAGGAACACAGGACCGTACAAAATTACTAGGCTATATTGAACAATATCGTAATGAGCGTCAACCAATTAATGCTGTACGCAACATTATGAAAAACCGTGTATACGAAGAATTAGATGTACCGGCATTTACAGACCGAACACGTGCATCGTTAAAAATCCAAGAGGGTTGCAATAACTTCTGTACATTTTGTATTATTCCTTGGGCGCGTGGTTTAATGCGCTCTCGTGATCCTCAAGAAGTTGTCAAACAAGCACAGCAGTTAGTAGATGCTGGTTATCTCGAAATTGTACTAACAGGTATTCATACAGGGGGCTATGGTCAAGACTTAAAAGACTATAACCTTGCACAGTTGTTACGTGATTTAGAAGCGAATGTAAAAGGATTAAAACGTTTACGTATTTCTTCTATTGAAGCAAGCCAACTAACTGATGAAGTCATTGAGGTTTTACGTGACTCAAAAATCGTTGTAAATCATTTACACATTCCAATTCAATCTGGTTCGGATACGGTATTAAAACGTATGCGCCGAAAATATACAATGGCATTTTTCGGGGAGCGCTTAACAAAATTACATGAAGCCTTACCTGATTTAGCTGTTACTTCTGATGTAATCGTTGGGTTCCCAGGTGAGACAGAAGAAGAATTTATGGAAACCTACAACTTTATTCGTGACCATAAGTTTTCTGAATTACACGTTTTCCCATTCTCACCTCGTACAGGCACGCCAGCAGCACGTATGGAAGACCAAGTGGATGAGGACATTAAAAATGAGCGCGTGCATCGTCTAATCGCTTTAAACGACCAACTCGCAAAGGAATATGCTTGTCGTTTTGAAAATGATGTGTTAGAAGTAATCCCAGAGGAATTTGTTCACGATGGTAGTGATGAAGAAGGTTTATTAACAGGTTATACTGATAACTATTTAAAAGTAGTATTTGAAGGACCTGAAAACCTTATTGGCCAACTTGTAAAAGTAAAAATTACACAAGCAGGCTATCCTCATTCTAAAGGGCAGTTTGTACGCTTACTAGAGACGGTAAAATAA
- the hrcA gene encoding heat-inducible transcriptional repressor HrcA encodes MLTNRQLQILQVIVDDFIMSAQPVGSRQISKKQEITFSPATIRNEMADLEELGFLEKTHTSSGRVPSEKGYRFYVDHLLNPQGINSRDIQQIQSIFNERLVEVEHIIRKSANILSELTSYTSILLGPDVQRHRVKRFSIVPLSSDAAVAIIVTNNGHVENRMFSLPPNFTAAELEKMVNILNDRLVGVSLDEIHKKLEIEILAILQQHVRSADDFIHSLVSATMQNSESKIFYGGKTNMFNQPEFHDLNKVRMILDLMETTSQVQSLFHPNESGIHIRIGSENKQLEMENCSVITTTYSIGEDQQGAIAIIGPTRMDYKRVVALLEVMRMDLSQAFTKNRSD; translated from the coding sequence ATGCTAACAAATCGGCAATTACAGATATTGCAAGTAATCGTAGACGATTTCATTATGTCTGCACAGCCGGTAGGTTCTCGCCAAATCTCAAAAAAACAAGAGATTACATTTAGTCCAGCCACTATTAGAAACGAAATGGCGGATTTAGAGGAATTAGGGTTCTTAGAAAAAACCCATACGTCCTCTGGTCGAGTGCCTTCGGAAAAGGGGTATAGATTTTATGTAGATCATTTGTTGAATCCACAGGGCATTAATTCACGGGATATTCAGCAAATTCAATCGATTTTCAACGAACGTCTAGTAGAAGTAGAGCACATTATCCGAAAATCAGCGAATATTTTATCTGAGCTGACATCGTATACATCGATTCTTTTAGGACCAGATGTCCAAAGACATCGAGTAAAGCGTTTTTCTATCGTGCCACTCTCAAGCGATGCGGCAGTAGCGATTATCGTAACGAATAACGGGCATGTTGAGAACCGCATGTTTAGTTTACCACCTAATTTTACCGCTGCTGAACTAGAAAAAATGGTGAACATTTTAAATGACCGCTTAGTCGGTGTTTCGTTAGATGAAATCCATAAAAAGCTGGAAATTGAAATTCTGGCTATCTTGCAGCAACATGTTCGATCGGCGGATGATTTTATCCATTCGCTCGTTTCAGCTACGATGCAAAATTCGGAAAGTAAAATTTTCTATGGTGGTAAAACAAATATGTTCAACCAACCGGAATTCCACGATTTAAATAAAGTCCGAATGATTTTGGACTTAATGGAAACGACTAGCCAAGTGCAGTCGCTTTTCCATCCGAACGAATCGGGTATTCATATTCGTATAGGCTCGGAAAATAAGCAGTTAGAAATGGAAAACTGTAGTGTCATCACGACGACTTATTCAATAGGTGAGGATCAACAGGGGGCCATTGCAATTATTGGTCCAACGCGCATGGATTACAAGCGTGTTGTTGCTTTGCTTGAAGTAATGCGCATGGACTTATCTCAAGCCTTTACGAAGAATCGTAGTGATTGA
- the deoC gene encoding deoxyribose-phosphate aldolase has product MKTNYASMIDHTLLKADATKEQIEKLCAEAKEFGFASVCVNPTWVKYCSELLQDSNVLVCTVIGFPLGANTTAVKVFEAKDAIANGAQEVDMVINIGALKDQNFELVQADIAAVVEAAKGSAIVKVIIETCLLTEEEKVKACELSVEAGADFVKTSTGFSTGGATAEDIALMRKTVGPELGVKASGGVRSLEDMQKMVEAGATRIGASSGVAIMKGLIADSNY; this is encoded by the coding sequence ATGAAAACAAATTATGCAAGTATGATTGATCACACGTTATTAAAGGCGGATGCAACGAAAGAGCAAATTGAAAAGTTATGTGCAGAGGCTAAAGAATTTGGCTTTGCATCAGTTTGCGTAAATCCAACTTGGGTAAAATATTGCAGTGAGCTATTACAAGATTCAAATGTTTTAGTTTGTACGGTTATTGGTTTTCCATTAGGCGCTAATACAACCGCTGTAAAAGTATTTGAGGCAAAAGATGCAATTGCAAACGGCGCACAAGAAGTAGATATGGTTATTAATATTGGGGCATTAAAAGACCAAAACTTTGAATTAGTGCAAGCAGATATTGCGGCAGTGGTGGAAGCCGCTAAAGGCAGTGCGATTGTTAAAGTGATTATCGAAACATGTTTACTAACTGAAGAAGAGAAAGTAAAGGCATGTGAACTTTCAGTGGAAGCTGGAGCAGATTTCGTCAAAACGTCAACAGGTTTTTCTACAGGTGGAGCAACAGCAGAGGACATTGCCTTAATGCGTAAAACAGTTGGGCCAGAGCTAGGTGTAAAAGCTTCTGGTGGCGTTCGCAGTTTAGAAGATATGCAAAAAATGGTCGAAGCAGGTGCTACACGAATTGGGGCAAGCTCTGGTGTAGCGATTATGAAGGGCTTAATTGCAGATTCTAATTATTAA
- the dnaK gene encoding molecular chaperone DnaK, with translation MSKIIGIDLGTTNSCVSVLEGGEPKVIPNPEGNRTTPSVVAFKNGEKQVGEVAKRQSVTNPNTIISIKSKMGTAEKVKVEDKEYTPQEVSAMILQYLKGYAEDYLGEKVTKAVITVPAYFNDAQRQATKDAGKIAGLEVERIINEPTAAALAYGLDKQDVDQKVLVFDLGGGTFDVSILELGDGVFEVLATAGDNKLGGDDFDDAVIEYLVAEFKKENGIDLSKDKMAMQRLKDAAEKAKKDLSGVTSTQISLPFITAGEAGPLHLEISLTRAKFDEITLPLVNRTVGPVRQALSDAGLSTSEIDQVILVGGSTRIPAVQEAVRKETGKEPHRGVNPDEVVAMGAAVQGGVLTGDVKDVVLLDVTPLSLGIETMGGVFTKLIDRNTTIPTSKSQVFSTAADNQPAVDIHVLQGERSMAADNKTLGRFQLADIPPAPRGIPQIEVTFDIDKNGIVSVKAKDLGTNKEQTIVIQSDSGLSDDEIERMVKDAEANAEADAKRKEEADLRNEADQLVFQVDKTIADLGEQITEDEKKSLEDARDELKKALEAGELEGIKSAKEKLEGVLQPLVMKVYEQAAAAAQAAQGGEAGPEAGTDKKDDGIVDADFEEVKDDK, from the coding sequence ATGAGCAAAATTATCGGTATTGACTTAGGAACAACAAACTCTTGTGTATCTGTACTTGAAGGCGGAGAGCCAAAAGTTATTCCAAACCCAGAAGGAAACCGTACAACACCATCTGTAGTAGCATTCAAAAATGGTGAAAAACAAGTTGGGGAAGTAGCAAAACGCCAATCAGTAACAAATCCAAATACGATTATTTCAATTAAATCTAAAATGGGTACAGCTGAAAAAGTTAAAGTGGAAGATAAAGAATATACACCACAAGAAGTTTCAGCAATGATTCTTCAATACTTAAAAGGCTATGCAGAAGATTACTTAGGTGAAAAAGTAACGAAAGCAGTTATTACTGTACCTGCTTACTTTAACGATGCGCAACGTCAAGCGACAAAAGACGCTGGTAAAATCGCTGGTCTTGAAGTAGAACGTATCATTAATGAACCAACAGCTGCTGCACTTGCTTATGGTTTAGATAAACAAGATGTAGACCAAAAAGTATTAGTATTTGACCTTGGTGGTGGTACATTCGACGTATCTATCCTTGAATTAGGTGACGGTGTATTCGAAGTATTAGCTACAGCTGGTGACAACAAACTTGGTGGTGACGATTTCGATGACGCAGTAATCGAATATTTAGTTGCCGAATTTAAAAAAGAAAACGGCATTGACCTTTCTAAAGACAAAATGGCTATGCAACGTCTAAAAGATGCTGCTGAAAAAGCGAAAAAAGATTTATCAGGTGTAACATCTACACAAATTTCATTACCATTCATTACGGCTGGTGAAGCAGGTCCATTACACTTAGAAATCTCTTTAACTCGTGCGAAATTCGATGAAATTACATTACCATTAGTAAACCGTACAGTTGGTCCAGTACGTCAAGCATTATCTGATGCAGGTCTATCTACTTCAGAAATTGACCAAGTAATTTTAGTTGGTGGTTCTACTCGTATTCCTGCCGTACAAGAAGCTGTACGTAAAGAAACTGGTAAAGAGCCTCACCGTGGTGTAAACCCTGACGAAGTAGTAGCAATGGGTGCTGCTGTTCAAGGTGGCGTATTAACAGGTGATGTGAAAGACGTAGTACTTCTTGATGTAACACCACTTTCTTTAGGTATTGAAACAATGGGTGGCGTGTTCACAAAATTAATCGATCGTAACACAACAATTCCAACATCTAAATCACAAGTATTCTCAACTGCAGCGGATAACCAACCAGCAGTAGATATTCACGTATTACAAGGTGAGCGTTCAATGGCAGCGGATAACAAAACATTAGGTCGCTTCCAATTAGCGGATATTCCACCAGCTCCACGTGGTATTCCACAAATCGAAGTAACATTTGATATCGACAAAAATGGTATCGTGTCTGTTAAAGCGAAAGATTTAGGTACAAATAAAGAACAAACAATCGTTATCCAATCTGACTCTGGTTTATCAGATGATGAAATCGAACGCATGGTAAAAGATGCAGAAGCAAATGCTGAAGCGGATGCAAAACGTAAAGAAGAAGCTGATCTTCGCAACGAAGCAGACCAATTAGTGTTCCAAGTTGACAAAACAATTGCTGATTTAGGTGAGCAAATTACAGAAGATGAGAAAAAATCTTTAGAAGATGCTCGTGATGAGCTTAAAAAAGCGCTTGAAGCTGGCGAATTAGAAGGTATTAAATCAGCGAAAGAAAAATTAGAAGGTGTATTACAGCCTCTAGTAATGAAAGTTTACGAACAAGCTGCAGCTGCTGCTCAAGCGGCTCAAGGTGGCGAAGCAGGTCCAGAAGCTGGAACTGACAAAAAAGACGATGGTATCGTTGATGCTGACTTTGAAGAAGTAAAAGACGATAAATAA
- the dnaJ gene encoding molecular chaperone DnaJ: MEKRDYYEVLGLTKSASKDDIKKAYRKLSKQYHPDLNKEPGADEKFKEIAEAYEVLSDDQKKARYDQFGHEDPNAGFGGGGFGGGGFGGFEDIFSSFFGGGGRRQDPNAPRKGDDLQYRMNIKFEEAIFGKETEIEIPKDETCDTCHGSGAKPGTSPETCSTCKGAGQINQAVDTPFGRMMNRRTCSTCHGTGKIIKEKCSTCRGEGKIQKRKKIKVSIPAGVDDGQQIRVSGQGEPGINGGPAGDLYIMFRVQGHNEFERDGDDIYYELKLTFPQAALGDEIEVPTVHGKVKLRIPAGTQSGAQFRLKDKGVKNVHGYGTGNQYVTVKVVTPEKLTEKQKQLLREFAEISGDIPEEQGSSLFDKIKKKFQGE; this comes from the coding sequence ATGGAGAAACGCGATTACTACGAGGTGCTTGGTTTAACGAAATCAGCTTCTAAAGATGATATTAAAAAAGCATATCGTAAATTATCAAAGCAATACCATCCTGACTTAAATAAAGAGCCAGGTGCAGATGAAAAATTCAAAGAAATTGCTGAGGCTTACGAAGTACTAAGTGACGATCAGAAAAAAGCGCGCTATGACCAATTTGGACACGAAGATCCAAATGCAGGCTTTGGCGGCGGTGGCTTCGGAGGCGGCGGCTTTGGCGGCTTCGAGGATATTTTCAGTTCATTCTTTGGCGGTGGTGGACGACGTCAAGATCCAAATGCACCACGCAAAGGTGACGATTTGCAATATCGCATGAATATTAAATTTGAAGAAGCGATTTTCGGGAAAGAAACAGAAATCGAGATTCCAAAAGATGAAACATGTGATACTTGTCATGGCTCTGGGGCAAAACCAGGAACGTCACCAGAAACATGTTCGACATGTAAAGGTGCTGGGCAAATTAATCAAGCAGTCGATACACCTTTTGGTCGCATGATGAATCGTCGTACTTGTTCAACATGTCATGGAACAGGTAAAATCATTAAAGAAAAATGTTCAACTTGTCGTGGAGAAGGTAAAATCCAAAAACGTAAAAAAATTAAAGTGTCTATTCCAGCAGGTGTAGATGACGGTCAACAAATTCGTGTATCGGGTCAAGGTGAACCAGGTATTAATGGTGGTCCAGCTGGTGACCTATACATTATGTTCCGTGTTCAAGGGCACAATGAATTTGAACGTGATGGAGATGATATCTACTACGAATTAAAATTAACATTCCCTCAAGCTGCACTAGGTGATGAGATTGAGGTACCAACTGTGCATGGAAAAGTGAAATTACGTATTCCTGCAGGCACACAATCAGGTGCTCAATTCCGCTTAAAAGATAAAGGCGTTAAAAATGTGCATGGGTATGGAACAGGTAACCAATATGTCACAGTTAAAGTTGTAACACCAGAAAAACTAACAGAGAAACAAAAACAATTACTACGTGAATTTGCAGAAATCAGTGGTGATATTCCAGAAGAACAAGGAAGCTCACTATTTGATAAAATCAAGAAAAAATTCCAAGGTGAATAA
- the grpE gene encoding nucleotide exchange factor GrpE, whose protein sequence is MTETTENKDLVQENVQAENEATVEQTETPEVKELTIEEQYEAKLAELQAKLDDEENRHLRLRADFDNLRRRTQLDREAAEKYRAQNLLSDLLPVLDNFERALQIEPTSEEAVSIVKGIEMVYRSLLEATEKEGLQVIKAEGEQFDPNVHQAVMQEQDSEKEQGVVLRELQKGYILKDRVLRPTMVSVNE, encoded by the coding sequence GTGACTGAAACAACAGAAAACAAAGACCTTGTACAAGAAAATGTACAAGCTGAAAATGAGGCAACTGTAGAACAAACAGAAACGCCAGAAGTGAAAGAACTAACAATTGAAGAGCAGTATGAAGCGAAACTAGCAGAATTACAAGCAAAGCTAGATGATGAGGAAAATCGTCATCTACGCCTGCGTGCAGACTTTGACAATTTACGTCGCCGTACACAGCTTGATCGTGAGGCGGCTGAAAAATATCGTGCACAAAATCTGTTATCGGATTTATTGCCGGTATTAGATAATTTCGAACGTGCATTACAAATAGAGCCAACTTCCGAAGAAGCGGTCTCAATTGTAAAAGGTATTGAAATGGTCTACCGTTCACTATTAGAAGCAACTGAAAAAGAGGGCTTACAAGTGATAAAAGCTGAAGGAGAGCAATTTGATCCAAATGTTCACCAAGCTGTTATGCAAGAACAAGATAGTGAAAAAGAACAAGGTGTTGTATTACGTGAGCTTCAAAAAGGGTATATTTTAAAAGATCGCGTATTACGCCCAACTATGGTATCTGTAAACGAATAG
- the prmA gene encoding 50S ribosomal protein L11 methyltransferase codes for MKWSELSIHTKNEAVEAISNILHEAGASGVVIEDSAEYAKPREDQYGEIYALNEDDFPKEGVIVKAYLSESSFLNETVEEIKAAITNLTKFNIDIGENVVSIVEVNEEDWATAWKQYYHPVKISERFTIVPTWEDYSPVSTDELIIELDPGMAFGTGTHPTTVMCLQGLEKVVKEGDTVVDIGTGSGVLSIGAAMLGAKSVHALDLDEVAVRSAKENVALNKVSDTVHVFHGNLLDTVKEPADVVVANILAEIIMSFTDDAFTIVKPGGLYVTSGIIGAKRDDVKAALEASGFVIEEVLLMEDWVAIIARRPL; via the coding sequence GTGAAGTGGTCAGAATTATCCATTCATACAAAAAATGAAGCGGTGGAAGCAATTTCAAACATTTTGCATGAAGCAGGGGCTAGCGGTGTTGTTATTGAAGATTCAGCTGAATATGCGAAGCCACGTGAAGATCAGTATGGAGAAATTTATGCGCTAAATGAAGATGATTTTCCAAAAGAGGGAGTCATCGTTAAAGCTTACTTATCAGAGTCTAGCTTTTTAAATGAAACAGTCGAAGAGATTAAGGCGGCCATTACAAATTTAACGAAATTTAACATTGATATTGGCGAAAATGTTGTTTCGATTGTAGAAGTGAACGAGGAAGATTGGGCAACAGCGTGGAAGCAATATTATCACCCTGTTAAAATTTCGGAACGCTTTACAATTGTACCGACATGGGAAGACTATTCACCCGTTTCAACGGATGAGTTAATCATTGAGTTAGATCCTGGCATGGCATTCGGAACAGGAACACATCCAACGACAGTAATGTGCTTACAAGGGCTTGAAAAGGTCGTAAAAGAAGGCGACACGGTTGTTGACATTGGCACAGGTTCAGGGGTGCTGTCAATTGGTGCTGCAATGCTGGGTGCAAAAAGTGTGCATGCTCTAGATTTAGACGAAGTTGCTGTACGTTCTGCTAAAGAAAATGTTGCGTTGAACAAAGTAAGCGATACAGTGCATGTTTTCCATGGTAACCTATTGGATACTGTGAAGGAGCCAGCAGATGTTGTCGTTGCCAATATTTTAGCGGAAATCATAATGTCCTTTACTGACGATGCATTTACGATTGTCAAACCGGGTGGATTATACGTCACTTCAGGCATCATCGGAGCGAAACGAGATGATGTAAAAGCAGCACTAGAAGCTTCTGGATTTGTTATTGAAGAAGTTTTATTAATGGAAGATTGGGTAGCGATTATCGCCCGTCGTCCCCTATAA
- a CDS encoding 16S rRNA (uracil(1498)-N(3))-methyltransferase has translation MQRYFIETAIQEARITGEDARHIMRVMRMKEGAEIIVVAQNTAYICTITAFEDEDVLVQATGQTIPSPELPVRVTVACGLPKGDKLELITQKATELGMYALLPFEAERSIVKWNVKKGAKKQERLQKIAKEAAEQSHRTHIPNIYEPIHFKQLVSQIGDFDAVFIADEEDAKAEKRTRFADKLKNVYDKQAKSILIVFGPEGGIARKEADMLMQAGAQTMSLGPRILRAETAPLYALSAISYEFE, from the coding sequence ATGCAACGCTATTTCATTGAGACGGCCATTCAGGAAGCGCGCATTACAGGTGAAGATGCCCGCCATATTATGCGTGTTATGCGGATGAAAGAAGGTGCTGAAATCATCGTTGTGGCACAAAACACAGCTTATATTTGTACGATTACCGCCTTTGAAGATGAGGATGTCTTAGTGCAAGCAACGGGACAAACTATTCCATCCCCTGAACTACCAGTGCGTGTAACAGTGGCGTGTGGGTTGCCTAAAGGCGATAAACTGGAGCTTATCACGCAAAAGGCAACGGAGCTAGGGATGTATGCTTTATTACCATTTGAAGCGGAACGTTCCATTGTCAAATGGAATGTGAAAAAGGGTGCGAAAAAACAAGAGCGCTTGCAAAAAATTGCAAAAGAGGCAGCGGAACAATCACATCGCACACATATTCCTAATATTTATGAACCGATTCACTTTAAACAGCTTGTGTCACAAATTGGAGATTTTGATGCTGTTTTTATTGCAGATGAAGAGGATGCCAAAGCCGAAAAACGGACAAGGTTTGCGGATAAGCTAAAAAACGTGTATGACAAGCAAGCGAAATCAATCCTTATCGTCTTTGGACCAGAAGGTGGAATTGCGCGCAAGGAAGCTGATATGTTAATGCAAGCTGGTGCGCAAACAATGTCTCTAGGACCAAGAATTTTACGAGCAGAAACGGCGCCTCTTTATGCATTATCTGCAATATCATATGAATTTGAATAA
- a CDS encoding spore coat protein CotJB, protein MPPEFYELLEAIQAIDFVLVELNLYLDTHPHDYTAITQFNENAEKSMRLKIDFEQKFGPLMNFGRSYSNYPFNWVDTPWPWQV, encoded by the coding sequence ATGCCACCAGAGTTTTATGAGCTTCTCGAGGCAATTCAGGCCATTGATTTTGTTTTAGTTGAATTAAATCTTTATTTAGATACACATCCTCACGATTATACAGCGATTACACAATTTAATGAAAATGCTGAAAAAAGTATGCGCTTAAAAATTGATTTTGAGCAAAAATTTGGACCACTCATGAACTTTGGTAGAAGCTATTCGAATTATCCGTTTAACTGGGTCGACACGCCATGGCCTTGGCAAGTGTAA
- a CDS encoding methyl-accepting chemotaxis protein, protein MNILEALSLSVPYIHLALKEEAIVAVIDKDTETVVKCLAGKRIDVGYQDGHKVNSNDENIYTALKGQNSDTIIPEDVYGIFIYAFAFPIREHGKVVGALAFGLPIDNKLKLEEYMNKMETIINSLQDKVHNVASHSEELAATSDEINTQAQHALDDAKKTHEVTNLIKSISRQTNLLGLNASIEAARAGQHGAGFNIVAQEVRKLSSETSNATESIETSLRNINSSLENLKQNMGQINGATNEQAQLVQDFSEIIGELTVLSSKMKVFMQEALK, encoded by the coding sequence ATGAACATTCTTGAAGCATTATCTCTTTCAGTACCCTATATTCACTTAGCATTAAAAGAAGAAGCAATAGTAGCGGTTATTGATAAAGACACTGAAACTGTTGTAAAATGTTTAGCTGGTAAACGCATCGATGTAGGTTATCAAGACGGGCACAAAGTAAACTCTAACGATGAGAATATTTACACTGCTTTAAAAGGGCAAAATTCAGATACAATTATCCCAGAAGACGTTTACGGAATTTTCATTTATGCATTTGCTTTTCCCATTCGTGAACATGGTAAAGTTGTGGGAGCACTTGCTTTTGGTTTACCAATCGACAATAAACTTAAACTTGAAGAATATATGAATAAAATGGAAACTATTATTAACAGTTTACAAGATAAAGTACATAACGTAGCTTCTCATTCTGAGGAGCTAGCAGCCACTAGTGACGAAATTAACACGCAAGCACAGCACGCACTAGATGATGCTAAAAAAACACACGAAGTAACAAATTTAATAAAAAGCATCTCGCGTCAAACAAATTTACTTGGCTTAAACGCTTCGATTGAAGCAGCTCGTGCTGGTCAACATGGTGCTGGTTTTAATATTGTGGCACAAGAAGTAAGAAAGCTTTCTTCTGAAACATCCAACGCGACAGAAAGTATTGAAACGTCTTTACGAAATATTAATAGTAGCCTTGAAAACCTGAAACAAAATATGGGTCAAATTAATGGTGCAACAAATGAACAAGCTCAACTTGTTCAAGATTTCAGCGAAATTATTGGTGAATTAACAGTATTAAGTAGCAAGATGAAAGTTTTTATGCAAGAAGCCTTAAAATAA
- a CDS encoding manganese catalase family protein, which produces MWYYEKKLQYPVKVSTCNPMLAKFLIEQYGGADGELAAALRYMNQRYTLPDKVVGLLTDIATEEFSHLEMIATMIYKLTKDATPQQLKEAGIGDYYVNHDKALFYQNAAGVPFTASYIQAKGDPIADLYEDIAAEEKARATYQWIIDLSDDPDLNDSLIFLREREIIHSQRFREAVELLKEDGNTKKIF; this is translated from the coding sequence TTGTGGTATTATGAAAAAAAGCTCCAATATCCAGTGAAAGTTAGTACATGTAACCCGATGCTTGCGAAATTTTTAATAGAGCAGTATGGGGGTGCTGATGGGGAGCTGGCTGCAGCACTTCGGTATATGAATCAGCGTTACACTTTACCTGATAAAGTAGTTGGTTTGCTGACGGATATAGCGACGGAAGAGTTTTCACATCTCGAAATGATTGCGACGATGATTTATAAATTAACGAAGGACGCCACGCCACAGCAGTTAAAAGAAGCGGGAATTGGTGATTATTATGTTAATCATGATAAAGCTTTGTTTTATCAAAATGCAGCCGGTGTGCCATTTACCGCAAGCTACATTCAGGCAAAGGGGGATCCCATTGCTGACCTTTATGAAGATATTGCAGCAGAAGAAAAGGCGCGTGCCACATACCAATGGATTATTGATTTATCAGATGACCCTGATTTAAATGATAGTTTAATTTTCTTAAGAGAAAGAGAAATCATCCATTCTCAACGCTTTAGAGAAGCGGTCGAACTATTAAAAGAAGATGGCAACACGAAGAAAATATTTTAA